The proteins below are encoded in one region of Belonocnema kinseyi isolate 2016_QV_RU_SX_M_011 chromosome 5, B_treatae_v1, whole genome shotgun sequence:
- the LOC117172491 gene encoding apoptosis regulatory protein Siva-like, protein MEMTKRACPFESDVGRQLKVHVGQKEVNSGVLKEKQMQSVYDRTMNLLREGAKTMALNTSADDIKLNTSNIKCNSVDATKLKQTFLNNMLQIETTGTESQNFAVALCGCCRIIDSQSQCNRCDQILCTTCLTECADCLGSFCQNCSLLIYDNDERSLCLDCYR, encoded by the exons ATGGAAATGACGAAACGAGCCTGTCCCTTCGAATCTGACGTCGGTCGTCAATTAAAAGTTCACGTAGGACAAAAAGAAGTGAATAGTGGAGttcttaaagaaaaacaaatgcAGAGCGTTTATG ACCGAACCATGAATCTGTTGAGAGAAGGAGCCAAAACCATGGCTCTAAACACATCCGCCGATGACATCAAACTCAATACCTCAAATATAAAATGCAATAGTGTTGATGCAACAAAACTGAAGCAGACCTTCCTGAATAACATGTTACAGATAGAAACCACCGGGACAGAATCTCAG aattttgcgGTTGCTTTATGTGGATGCTGTCGTATTATCGATTCACAGTCTCAATGCAATCGGTGCGATCAGATTTTGTGCACTACTTGCCTTACCGAATGCGCAGATTGTCTGGGAAGTTTTTGCCAAAATTGTTCGTTGCTGAT atatgATAATGATGAGAGAAGTCTCTGTCTGGATTGTTACCGTTGA
- the LOC117172489 gene encoding Meckel syndrome type 1 protein isoform X2, producing the protein MFEDEDTGEPKIAGTYRVEQPMRNFKIRIEISQQKTPIAELFEDPREYLDPDFLDEEKRTFSWQEKVFSPFEAKHYTEEKNCITNLEKEYRQRILDENIEGSRLYTHTSQDSYYPENSLLTEPFTSTLSIRNERALPCLRNRKPFKRRYNKKVIDEKPTNERICANHYFYEEREIMYILADVSPKNEEASNSKDSASLICTVTYDRVHKLLTVEPDFSNQGYYRIFGTGMGYDYWITHVSQGPSEEEQETITKILKQEVQRVQNFREYQLNPKLELAPSNILRLFLNLEIISAHEFSYDLLFITYFLHLPKNWSTPCRESLTGRTQRCRMKKKKANFSYVVETWLDLDLKSLRKKDEPLSWPFLLITVASLDSWQRWRIEGYGSSALAFKSGTHNLKILTCRPSRGFVDSLRWFFTGGIDETEDYFVVSEAFEEKKLNRCHMKNELGDADEQR; encoded by the exons atgtttgaagatGAAGACACCGGGGAACCAAAAATTGCAGGGACTTATCGAGTAGAGCAACCCATGCGTAATTTTAAAATCAG AATAGAAATCTCCCAACAAAAAACCCCAATAGCAGAACTCTTCGAGGACCCAAGGGAGTACCTGGACCCAGATTTTCTAGACGAAGAGAAGCGCACTTTCTCATGGCAAGAAAAAGTCTTTAGTCCATTCGAGGCAAAACATTATACTGAAGAGAAAAATTGCATCACCAACCTTGAAAAAGAATACAGACAACGAATTCTTGACGAGAATATCGAAGGCTCCCGATTATACACCCACACGAGTCAAGATTCATATTATCCAGAAAATTCTTTACTCACAGAACCATTTACTTCTACCCTCTCCATTAGAAACGAACGAGCCTTGCCTTGTTTGAGAAACAGGAAACCTTTTAAACgaagatataataaaaaagtaatcgaTGAAAAGCCTACTAATGAGAGAATCTGCGCGAATCATTATTTTTACGAAGAAAgagaaattatgtatattttggCTGATGTCAGTCCTAAAAACGAGGAAGCCAGTAACTCGAAGGATTCAGCGAGCTTGATTTGTACTGTTACCTACGATCGGGTTCATAAACTTTTGACCGTTGAACCAGATTTTTCGAACCAAGGATATTATAGAATTTTTGGAACTGGGATGGGCTATGATTATTGGATTACACATGTTTCCCAAGGACCGAGTGAAGAGGAACAAGAGAcgataaccaaaattttaaaacag GAAGTACAAAGAGTACAGAATTTTAGGGAGTACCAACTAAATCCAAAACTGGAACTCGCACCATCGAATATACTTCGACTTTTCTTGAATCTGGAGATTATATCGGCCCACGAATTTTCTTACGATTTGCTCTTCATAACTTATTTCTTGCATTTGCCTAAAAATTGGAGCACGCCTTGTAGAGAATCTTTAACGGGAAGAACTCAGAGGTGtcgaatgaaaaagaaaaaggcaaattttagtTATGTTGTGGAAACTTGGCTggatttagatttaaaaagtttaaggaaAAAAGACGAACCCCTTTCCTGGCCCTTTTTATTAATTACAGTTGCTTCCTTAGACAGTTGGCAAag gtggAGGATAGAAGGTTACGGATCGTCGGCTCTCGCCTTCAAATCTGGAAcccataatttaaaaatcctcacTTGTCGACCTTCCAGGGGTTTCGTAGATTCTCTGCGTTGGTTTTTCACTGGTGGAATTGACGAAACGGAGGATTATTTTGTGGTCTCGGAGGCCtttgaagaaaagaaattaaacagGTGTCACATGAAA AATGAGCTCGGGGACGCTGATGAGCAACGTTGA
- the LOC117172490 gene encoding NADH-ubiquinone oxidoreductase subunit 8-like, translating to MSLTSYAKMLPRIAGLNLTRAIRSPVYAAVRSKYYYVNPEESMEWKDVAERAVFTMFLHELTRGCAIALSHFFREPATINYPFEKGPLSPRFRGEHALRRYPSGEERCIACKLCEAICPAQAITIEAEERADGSRRTTRYDIDMSKCIYCGFCQEACPVDAIVEGPNFEFSTETHEEMLYNKEKLLNNGDRWESEIANNIHADHLYR from the exons atgtcTTTAACGAGCTACGCCAAGATGTTGCCACGAATCG CTGGATTGAATTTGACCCGAGCAATTCGCAGTCCAGTTTATGCCGCCGTTCGCAGCAAATATTACTACGTGAACCCAGAGGAATCTATGGAATGGAAAGACGTTGCGGAAAGAGCAGTTTTCACAATGTTCCTCCACGAACTTACTCGAGGTTGTGCAATTGCTCTTTCCCATTTCTTCAGAGAACCAGCTACTATCAATTATCCTTTTGAGAAAGGACCTCTAAGTCCCAGATTCAGAGGCGAACATGCACTTCGAAG aTATCCATCTGGAGAGGAAAGGTGCATAGCTTGTAAATTGTGTGAAGCAATTTGCCCGGCACAGGCAATTACCATCGAAGCAGAAGAAAGAGCCGACGGGTCGAGGCGAACAACAAGATACGACATTGATATGTCGAAATGTATCTACTGCGGATTTTGCCAAGAAGCCTGTCCTGTGGACGCAATTGtcgaa GGTCCAAATTtcgagttttcaactgaaacacACGAAGAAATGTTGTACAACAAGGAGAAGCTTTTGAACAACGGAGACAGATGGGAATCAGAAATCGCCAATAACATCCACGCAGATCACTTGTATCGCTAA
- the LOC117172496 gene encoding ADP-ribosylation factor-like protein 16, giving the protein MCLCLGPVKSGKTLLMKRLQGDAIDDATQTISTNGLNFFLVKNEQGQSGIIVREIGGNMAPLWKHYLEGVQKVIYVMDASNLCQISAVGILLYSLLVNPKLANASFVLVLSKMDLSYRQMRNEALLVLHFARLKRETRQNITIIETSSVTGQGIEDLRKWILQQKNKLSMKINSKQKI; this is encoded by the exons atgtgtctTTGTTTGGGTCCAGTAAAATCTGGCAAAACTCTTTTAATGAAACGTCTGCAAGGAGATGCGATTGATGACGCAACTCAAACAATTTCTACCAACGGACTGAATTTTTTTCTGGTGAAAAACGAACAAGGGCAATCAGGAATTATTGTCAGAGAAATTGGTGGAAACATGGCTCCTTTATGGAAACATTATTTGGAAGGG gtACAAAAAGTTATTTATGTAATGGATGCAAGTAATCTCTGCCAAATAAGCGCAGTAGGAATTTTACTATATTCCTTACTAGTTAATCCAAAACTAGCCAATGCTTCCTTCGTCCtcgttttatcaaaaatggatcTCTCCTATCGTCAAATGAGAAACGAAGCCCTTCTGGTTCTCCATTTTGCTCGCTTAAAAAGAGAAACCCGACAAAATATTACCATAATAGAAACGAGTAGCGTCACTGGTCAAGGAATCGAAGACCTACGAAAAtggattttacaacaaaaaaacaaattatcaatgaaaataaattcaaaacaaaaaatctaa
- the LOC117172489 gene encoding Meckel syndrome type 1 protein isoform X1 produces the protein MFEDEDTGEPKIAGTYRVEQPMRNFKIRIEISQQKTPIAELFEDPREYLDPDFLDEEKRTFSWQEKVFSPFEAKHYTEEKNCITNLEKEYRQRILDENIEGSRLYTHTSQDSYYPENSLLTEPFTSTLSIRNERALPCLRNRKPFKRRYNKKVIDEKPTNERICANHYFYEEREIMYILADVSPKNEEASNSKDSASLICTVTYDRVHKLLTVEPDFSNQGYYRIFGTGMGYDYWITHVSQGPSEEEQETITKILKQEVQRVQNFREYQLNPKLELAPSNILRLFLNLEIISAHEFSYDLLFITYFLHLPKNWSTPCRESLTGRTQRCRMKKKKANFSYVVETWLDLDLKSLRKKDEPLSWPFLLITVASLDSWQRWRIEGYGSSALAFKSGTHNLKILTCRPSRGFVDSLRWFFTGGIDETEDYFVVSEAFEEKKLNRCHMKVIPSGYVKLKANIVHQSQSFTKGSDLHKDIFDRMSSGTLMSNVEDVLTQFQMARERMIRARNFN, from the exons atgtttgaagatGAAGACACCGGGGAACCAAAAATTGCAGGGACTTATCGAGTAGAGCAACCCATGCGTAATTTTAAAATCAG AATAGAAATCTCCCAACAAAAAACCCCAATAGCAGAACTCTTCGAGGACCCAAGGGAGTACCTGGACCCAGATTTTCTAGACGAAGAGAAGCGCACTTTCTCATGGCAAGAAAAAGTCTTTAGTCCATTCGAGGCAAAACATTATACTGAAGAGAAAAATTGCATCACCAACCTTGAAAAAGAATACAGACAACGAATTCTTGACGAGAATATCGAAGGCTCCCGATTATACACCCACACGAGTCAAGATTCATATTATCCAGAAAATTCTTTACTCACAGAACCATTTACTTCTACCCTCTCCATTAGAAACGAACGAGCCTTGCCTTGTTTGAGAAACAGGAAACCTTTTAAACgaagatataataaaaaagtaatcgaTGAAAAGCCTACTAATGAGAGAATCTGCGCGAATCATTATTTTTACGAAGAAAgagaaattatgtatattttggCTGATGTCAGTCCTAAAAACGAGGAAGCCAGTAACTCGAAGGATTCAGCGAGCTTGATTTGTACTGTTACCTACGATCGGGTTCATAAACTTTTGACCGTTGAACCAGATTTTTCGAACCAAGGATATTATAGAATTTTTGGAACTGGGATGGGCTATGATTATTGGATTACACATGTTTCCCAAGGACCGAGTGAAGAGGAACAAGAGAcgataaccaaaattttaaaacag GAAGTACAAAGAGTACAGAATTTTAGGGAGTACCAACTAAATCCAAAACTGGAACTCGCACCATCGAATATACTTCGACTTTTCTTGAATCTGGAGATTATATCGGCCCACGAATTTTCTTACGATTTGCTCTTCATAACTTATTTCTTGCATTTGCCTAAAAATTGGAGCACGCCTTGTAGAGAATCTTTAACGGGAAGAACTCAGAGGTGtcgaatgaaaaagaaaaaggcaaattttagtTATGTTGTGGAAACTTGGCTggatttagatttaaaaagtttaaggaaAAAAGACGAACCCCTTTCCTGGCCCTTTTTATTAATTACAGTTGCTTCCTTAGACAGTTGGCAAag gtggAGGATAGAAGGTTACGGATCGTCGGCTCTCGCCTTCAAATCTGGAAcccataatttaaaaatcctcacTTGTCGACCTTCCAGGGGTTTCGTAGATTCTCTGCGTTGGTTTTTCACTGGTGGAATTGACGAAACGGAGGATTATTTTGTGGTCTCGGAGGCCtttgaagaaaagaaattaaacagGTGTCACATGAAAGTAATTCCAAGTGGTTACGTGAAATTAAAAGCAAATATTGTACATCAAAGTCAGTCATTTACTAAAGGTAGTGATCTTCATAAGGATATTTTTGACAGAATGAGCTCGGGGACGCTGATGAGCAACGTTGAAGACGTTTTAACCCAATTTCAAATGGCAAGGGAGCGGATGATTCGTGCCAGAAATTTCAACTAA